From the genome of Arvicola amphibius chromosome 9, mArvAmp1.2, whole genome shotgun sequence, one region includes:
- the LOC119823719 gene encoding triggering receptor expressed on myeloid cells 1-like: MAWKDTYLLSPILLVLLASGCCTELFQAVEGQTFSVNCPYDHRLHINMMKVWCQQTSTEHCKVLVSSLSTDTQQPKFSIRDHPDSRFFTVTMTALTVRDSGVYYCGIHDNGGTITVLRTMRLVVSRGHSNTTASAMIPTWPRTEAPPFNTTKDMSTVFSRVSISSMVVPVVCGLFIKTLIFTVLFAVTQRSFE, encoded by the exons ATGGCCTGGAAGGACACATACCTGCTGTCCCCCATCCTGCTGGTGCTCCTGGCCTCAG GCTGTTGCACAGAGTTATTTCAAGCAGTGGAGGGCCAGACCTTTTCTGTGAATTGCCCGTATGACCACAGACTACACATCAATATGATGAAGGTGTGGTGTCAGCAAACATCAACAGAACATTGTAAAGTGTTAGTGTCCAGTCTCAGCACAGATACTCAGCAGCCAAAATTCTCCATCCGGGACCATCCTGACTCTCGCTTCTTCACTGTCACCATGACTGCACTCACGGTGAGAGACTCGGGTGTCTATTACTGTGGGATCCATGACAATGGTGGAACAATCACTGTTCTCAGAACCATGCGCCTGGTGGTGTCAAGAG GTCATTCAAATACTACTGCCTCTGCCATGATTCCGACTTGGCCAAGAACTGAAGCTCCCCCCTTTAATACCACAAAGGACATGAGCACCGTcttttccag AGTCTCCATATCCAGCATGGTTGTTCCTGTGGTCTGTGGACTCTTCATTAAGACCCTTATCTTCACTGTCTTGTTTGCTGTCACACAGAGGTCATTTGAATGA